One region of Gouania willdenowi chromosome 13, fGouWil2.1, whole genome shotgun sequence genomic DNA includes:
- the snrpd2 gene encoding small nuclear ribonucleoprotein Sm D2: MSLLTKPKSEMTPEELQKREEEEFNTGPLSVLTQSVKNNTQVLINCRNNKKLLGRVKAFDRHCNMVLENVKEMWTEVPKSGKGKKKSKPVNKDRYISKMFLRGDSVIVVLRNPLITGK; the protein is encoded by the exons GAGTCTGTTAACGAAGCCCAAGTCAGAGATGACACCTGAAGAGTTGCAGAAGCGAGAAGAGGAGGAGTTTAACACCGGCCCTCTGTCAGTGCTCACCCAGTCAGTGAAGAACAACACACAAGTCCTCATCAACTGTCGCAACAACAAGAAGCTGCTTGGACGAGTCAAGGCTTTTGATAG GCACTGCAACATGGTCCTGGAGAATGTGAAAGAGATGTGGACAGAAGTTCCTAAGAGTGGGAAGGGAAAGAAGAAGTCTAAGCCTGTGAACAAGGACCGCTACATTTCTAAAATGTTCCTCAGGGGCGACTCTGTCATTGTTGTGCTGAGAAATCCTCTGATCACAGGGAAATGA